A part of Streptomyces sp. NBC_01210 genomic DNA contains:
- a CDS encoding cold-shock protein: MSRRRETRKVAAVVTATVREWRDEEGWGVLDSPETPGGCFGHYADIQAPGFRTLSPGQQVDLTWEAPGFKQDGYDYRAVSIVPRPV; this comes from the coding sequence ATGAGTCGCCGGAGAGAGACCCGTAAAGTCGCCGCAGTCGTGACTGCGACTGTGCGTGAGTGGAGGGACGAGGAGGGTTGGGGTGTCCTCGACTCGCCCGAGACTCCCGGAGGGTGCTTCGGCCACTACGCCGACATTCAGGCGCCCGGCTTTCGCACGCTGTCACCAGGGCAACAGGTCGATCTCACCTGGGAAGCACCCGGCTTCAAGCAGGACGGGTACGACTACCGGGCGGTGAGCATCGTTCCCCGCCCCGTCTGA
- a CDS encoding GntR family transcriptional regulator — MPEQPPYLRIADELRRRIAEHVWEPGDRLPSRAQIGQECGVGENVVRRAQELLISQGVLEGRAGSGTYVAEPRKRVRVVRSSAREQPQGSPFRADMKALGRQGDWESRTDAKVSAPAEIAARLGVAEGELCVRTVYEFLADGRPVQLSTSWEPYDLTAGTLVVLPEGGPHAGAGVVNRMAAIGVTVSHAVEQPEPRQATAEEASLLGIQKAALVTHIRRTYYSDQGRPVETADIVVPAAHCEIVYEIPINR, encoded by the coding sequence ATGCCTGAGCAGCCGCCCTATCTCCGCATCGCCGACGAACTCCGGCGGCGGATCGCGGAGCACGTATGGGAGCCGGGGGACCGCCTCCCGTCCCGCGCCCAGATCGGCCAGGAATGCGGCGTGGGCGAGAACGTGGTCCGCCGGGCTCAGGAGTTGCTGATCTCGCAAGGCGTACTGGAGGGCCGCGCCGGATCGGGCACGTACGTCGCCGAACCCCGGAAGCGGGTGCGGGTGGTCCGTTCATCGGCGCGCGAGCAGCCCCAAGGGTCCCCGTTCCGCGCGGACATGAAGGCGCTGGGCAGGCAGGGTGACTGGGAAAGCCGGACCGACGCCAAGGTGTCGGCTCCAGCGGAGATCGCGGCCCGGCTCGGCGTCGCCGAGGGCGAGCTGTGCGTCCGGACGGTGTACGAGTTCCTGGCTGACGGCAGGCCCGTACAACTGTCGACGAGCTGGGAGCCGTACGACCTCACCGCCGGCACTCTCGTCGTCCTCCCTGAGGGAGGGCCACACGCCGGGGCGGGGGTCGTGAACCGTATGGCCGCGATCGGCGTCACCGTCAGCCATGCCGTGGAGCAACCGGAGCCGCGGCAGGCGACCGCCGAAGAGGCATCGCTTCTCGGCATCCAGAAGGCCGCGCTCGTCACGCACATCAGGCGGACGTACTACAGCGACCAGGGGCGGCCCGTGGAGACCGCGGACATCGTCGTGCCCGCCGCGCACTGCGAGATCGTCTACGAGATCCCGATCAACCGGTGA